The Armatimonadota bacterium genome contains a region encoding:
- a CDS encoding CHRD domain-containing protein, producing MKLKSILLVAMAVASVPAFAHFETYYGVLSGANEVPANSSPATGWARVTLDLDLFTMRVEAQFSGLTGNTTASHIHAGNGPGTNGGVVTTLPSFPGFPLGVTSGTYDNTFDMALASSYNPTYIANNGGTVSTAFNAFRSKLLLGHAYYNIHTTTYGGGELRANLQAVPEPGTMIAVGAGLAGIAARKRRKKA from the coding sequence ATGAAATTGAAATCTATTCTACTTGTTGCAATGGCAGTGGCTTCGGTGCCCGCATTCGCCCATTTCGAGACGTACTATGGCGTACTTTCTGGAGCAAACGAAGTACCAGCAAACTCCTCACCAGCAACCGGCTGGGCTCGAGTCACGCTCGACCTCGACCTGTTCACCATGCGCGTCGAAGCCCAATTCTCGGGTTTGACCGGTAACACCACAGCATCGCACATCCACGCCGGCAATGGTCCTGGCACTAATGGTGGCGTTGTCACTACTTTGCCGTCGTTCCCAGGATTCCCTCTCGGCGTCACCTCGGGAACCTACGACAACACGTTTGATATGGCTCTCGCCAGCAGCTACAACCCGACCTACATCGCGAATAACGGCGGTACGGTCTCTACGGCGTTCAACGCGTTCCGATCGAAGTTGCTGCTCGGGCACGCATACTACAACATCCACACCACAACCTATGGTGGCGGCGAACTCCGCGCAAATCTGCAGGCAGTTCCAGAGCCAGGAACCATGATCGCTGTCGGTGCTGGCCTTGCCGGTATCGCCGCTCGCAAGCGACGAAAGAAAGCCTGA
- the groL gene encoding chaperonin GroEL (60 kDa chaperone family; promotes refolding of misfolded polypeptides especially under stressful conditions; forms two stacked rings of heptamers to form a barrel-shaped 14mer; ends can be capped by GroES; misfolded proteins enter the barrel where they are refolded when GroES binds), whose amino-acid sequence MSAKNLTFEESARRALERGVNKVADAVKVTLGPKGRNVVLDKKWGSPTITKDGVSVAKEIELEDPNENMGAQLCKEVASKTNDVAGDGTTTATVLAQSIVNEGLRYVAAGGNPIAVKRGIDKAVALVVEQIKAASEPVKDKEQVEFVATIAGNDPEIGKHVAEAMDKVGKDGVITVEESKSRETVLEVVEGMQFDRGYISPYFVTDPERMEAVLENPLILIHEKKISSAQDFLPFLEKASTARRPILILAEDIEGEALATIVLNKIRGVLQIAAVKAPGFGDRRKAMLEDIAVLTNGTFVSEDLGTKLDNVTIDLLGTAKKVVITKEETTIIEGAGTKDQVLGRIAQIKAQIEATESNYDREKLQERLAKLSGGVAVIKVGASTETELKEKKHRYEDALSATRAAVEEGIVPGGGTTLLRAADAIDASKSEGDELTGMLIVKRALEAPLRTIAENAGMEGSVVVGQVRGSKAPMGLNAATGEMVDLVKSGIVDPAKVTRSTIQNAASIAGLVLTTEVLVVEKPEPKKAMPNPGMGGMDGMDY is encoded by the coding sequence ATGTCTGCAAAAAATCTTACATTCGAAGAATCGGCACGACGCGCGCTGGAGCGCGGTGTCAACAAGGTCGCTGATGCGGTGAAGGTCACCCTCGGCCCCAAGGGCCGAAACGTGGTGCTCGACAAGAAGTGGGGCAGCCCAACCATCACTAAGGACGGCGTTAGCGTCGCTAAGGAAATCGAACTCGAAGATCCAAACGAGAATATGGGCGCGCAGCTCTGCAAGGAAGTTGCTAGCAAGACCAACGACGTTGCTGGCGACGGCACCACCACTGCTACCGTTCTCGCACAGTCGATCGTCAACGAAGGTCTGCGATACGTTGCTGCTGGCGGTAACCCAATCGCTGTAAAGCGCGGCATCGACAAGGCCGTCGCTCTCGTTGTCGAGCAGATCAAGGCTGCCAGCGAGCCGGTCAAGGATAAGGAGCAAGTCGAATTCGTCGCGACCATCGCTGGTAACGACCCAGAAATCGGAAAGCACGTTGCCGAAGCCATGGACAAGGTCGGCAAGGATGGCGTGATCACCGTCGAAGAAAGCAAGAGCCGAGAGACCGTTCTTGAAGTCGTCGAAGGTATGCAGTTCGACCGCGGCTACATTTCGCCTTACTTCGTCACCGATCCAGAGCGCATGGAAGCCGTTCTTGAGAATCCTCTGATCCTCATCCACGAGAAGAAGATCAGCAGCGCGCAAGACTTCTTGCCGTTCCTCGAAAAGGCATCCACCGCTCGACGGCCAATCTTGATCCTCGCTGAAGATATCGAAGGCGAAGCTCTGGCCACCATCGTGCTCAACAAGATTCGCGGCGTTCTGCAGATCGCGGCTGTCAAGGCTCCTGGCTTTGGCGATCGACGAAAGGCAATGCTCGAAGATATCGCTGTTCTCACCAACGGCACCTTCGTTAGCGAAGATCTCGGCACCAAGCTCGACAACGTGACCATCGACCTCCTCGGTACCGCCAAGAAGGTGGTTATCACCAAGGAAGAAACCACGATCATCGAAGGCGCCGGCACTAAGGATCAGGTCCTCGGCCGAATCGCTCAGATCAAGGCACAAATCGAAGCCACTGAAAGCAACTACGACCGCGAAAAGCTGCAAGAACGACTTGCTAAGCTCAGCGGTGGCGTGGCTGTGATCAAGGTTGGTGCAAGCACCGAAACCGAGCTCAAGGAAAAGAAGCACCGCTACGAAGATGCTCTTTCGGCAACTCGCGCAGCTGTTGAAGAAGGCATCGTTCCTGGCGGCGGAACCACTTTGCTCCGCGCTGCTGACGCCATCGACGCCAGCAAGTCGGAAGGCGACGAGCTCACCGGTATGTTGATCGTGAAGCGAGCACTCGAAGCTCCGCTCCGCACTATCGCCGAGAACGCAGGCATGGAAGGCAGCGTGGTCGTTGGTCAGGTCCGAGGCAGCAAGGCTCCGATGGGTCTCAACGCCGCTACCGGCGAAATGGTTGACCTCGTCAAGTCGGGCATCGTCGATCCTGCAAAGGTGACCCGAAGCACGATCCAGAATGCTGCATCCATCGCGGGTCTGGTTCTCACCACTGAAGTCTTGGTGGTCGAAAAGCCAGAGCCGAAGAAGGCCATGCCAAACCCAGGAATGGGCGGCATGGACGGCATGGACTACTAA
- the groES gene encoding co-chaperone GroES → MANIKPLGDKVVVKLIEAEEKTASGLYLPDSAKKKPTEGEVIATGNGRVLDNGQRNTLNVKVGDRVLFSKYGGNEVNVDGQDYTILDEDQIYAIVNN, encoded by the coding sequence ATGGCAAACATCAAACCTTTGGGCGATAAAGTCGTCGTGAAGCTCATCGAAGCCGAAGAAAAGACCGCCAGTGGTCTTTATCTTCCTGACAGTGCCAAGAAGAAGCCAACCGAGGGCGAAGTCATTGCCACCGGCAACGGACGAGTCTTGGACAACGGTCAACGCAACACGCTGAATGTCAAGGTCGGCGATCGCGTTCTCTTCAGCAAGTACGGCGGAAATGAAGTCAACGTGGACGGTCAGGACTACACGATCCTCGACGAAGACCAAATCTACGCCATCGTCAACAACTAA
- a CDS encoding PEP-CTERM sorting domain-containing protein has protein sequence MSKLILLASVALVGGNAFASFELVMAADNGSSTTATRKIHRFDGDSGVYLGSFGAFNTDIREIQIKKGTNEAWVLTNGRMFVYDYNSGQLIADATVSATSFALDMVNSNIYFVNGTNVISSANSSTIYSGFLSPSTLYTDPGATSIDRIAKNEFGVFLTHQVRAGTSYAYKYNSTFNANGNTVTYTAGSAPAQISVSASNSFLTTSTFIGIGRGSYIGSTGTSFLASFTLNSLASATGAAGGHVGGYYTGKDITNTSRGLITRVSMSGAELNSFGSNVLVNPVSMASVVAPEPGTILALSAGIGAFLFKRRKRA, from the coding sequence ATGTCCAAGCTGATTTTGTTGGCGTCAGTTGCACTAGTTGGTGGCAACGCATTCGCAAGTTTTGAGCTCGTTATGGCGGCAGACAACGGATCGTCTACAACCGCCACTCGAAAAATCCACCGATTCGACGGAGACTCTGGTGTCTACCTCGGTTCGTTCGGAGCGTTCAATACCGACATTCGAGAGATCCAGATCAAGAAGGGCACCAACGAAGCTTGGGTTCTCACCAACGGCCGAATGTTCGTTTATGACTACAACTCAGGTCAACTTATCGCCGATGCGACTGTCAGTGCAACAAGCTTTGCACTCGATATGGTCAATTCCAATATCTATTTCGTAAACGGAACAAACGTGATTAGCTCGGCTAACAGTTCGACGATCTACAGCGGTTTCCTATCGCCATCGACTCTTTACACTGATCCTGGCGCAACCTCGATTGACCGAATCGCAAAGAATGAGTTTGGAGTGTTCCTAACGCACCAAGTCCGCGCCGGGACGAGTTACGCTTACAAATATAACAGTACTTTTAATGCCAACGGGAATACCGTCACTTACACCGCCGGAAGTGCTCCGGCACAGATTTCCGTTTCTGCGAGCAACTCGTTTTTAACTACTAGCACCTTTATTGGGATTGGGCGGGGTTCTTATATTGGTAGCACCGGTACAAGTTTCCTCGCATCGTTTACGCTAAATTCACTGGCTAGTGCCACTGGCGCGGCTGGCGGACACGTTGGAGGTTATTACACCGGTAAGGACATCACAAACACCAGCCGAGGATTGATCACTAGAGTTTCGATGTCCGGTGCTGAGTTGAACTCGTTCGGCAGCAATGTGTTAGTAAATCCGGTTTCGATGGCCTCGGTGGTCGCTCCGGAACCCGGCACAATCCTCGCCCTCTCGGCTGGAATTGGCGCATTTCTATTCAAGCGACGAAAGCGGGCTTGA